The Proteiniphilum propionicum genome contains the following window.
ACGTTTCCTTTCTTACCGGTTATCATCTTATCCATAAAGTCGTGGCCGGTATAAATAATCTCGTGCCAGTCTGTCGGATTTTCAGATCTGCAGTTAAATAGCTCAATAGCTGAAAGATATTGTTTTAATCCGGCATCATCAGGTGATATTGCGTATACGTATACCGAATCATTTACTTGGGGAATGGTGCTTTTTTGAAGCAAGTTGGCATGAAAATGCCCCGGTGCAAGTACTATCAGTTTTACTTCACCTTCTTTGCCGGTAAAAGCTGTTTTATTACCGGCTTTTTCCCTGTTTTGTTGTATACAGGAAAGCAATATCAGCCCGGCTACAATAATCGGCCATCCCTTTTTCATTTTATTGTTATTTTAAATTACGGATTAGTTTTTGTGCTTCTTTTACACCTTTTTGATATGTTGCATCTAAAGGAATAATTTTCCCTCCTTTGCTTTTACTGATGTCTGCAGCTTCGATAAAGGTGAATATCTCCAATGTCTCTTTTTCAGTTACAGGTGGAATACGGGTTTTAAAAAACTTCAGTATTTCCTTTAATAGCGGCTCGTACCCGCCATATGTTCCTGTAGAGACAACTCCCTGGTCTGTAACAGCATTTCCTCCATATGGAGCTTTTCCAGTACGTGCTCCTCTTACTGTACCAATTCTGCCATCGTCCCAAAGTCCAACCACCACATCTGTCCCTTCTGAAGACATACGGTTTACCGAAACACAACCAGTTCCCATAACCGTAAATAAAGTCTCAATGCCATGTATTCCATACCATGCTAAATCTGAGTGTGATGGTTCGAGATGAGCGGGTGAATAACAGTCTGCTCCAAGTACTTTTCCCAACTCTCCGTTTCTTAGCTTCTGGCTTTGTTCAACATACCTTAAAGCTGAGGATGAGAAAACAGGTACGTTATATTCTTTAGCAAGTTGGAAAATAGCAATGGCTTGTGCCAGGTTGGCACCTATTGGCTTATCTATAAAAACTATTTTCCCTGCTTTAAAAACTTCGTTTGCCTGCTCCAGATGAAGATTCCCGTCATTTGTTTCAAGCATCACACAATCTACCTTTTTAAGTAATTCTGCAATTGATGGAACAATCTCCACACCCAATCCTTTTACCTGTTCAATATAGCCGGGTATTCGGTCGTAGCTCGTTTTAATTGTTTTAGATCCGTAAGGATAGGCAGCAACGATCCTGAAATCCTTGAACTCTTCATTTTTATCTTCTCCGTTCAAAAACTTTGTAAATGCGGTTGCGTGAGAGGTATCGAGGCCTATGATACCGATATTTATCTGTGCCTGGGACAGAGAAAAAAAACAGGTTAAAAATGCAAAAAATATAATTCTGAGTTTCATAATATTTTTTTTTGATGTTGTTAAAGACATAAATCTTATTAAGAATTTTAAATTAATAAAGGGCGCAAATTTCACGAAGTTATTTTTCTGTTTTGCGAGATGTGAATTGCCTATGATAGCCATCCCATTTTGGTGAAATTTGCAACGCAGTAAACCGGGGAAAGAACGAGTAAAATATATCTTTCATTTGTTTACAGTTATTTGTCCCCAGGGTTGTTGTTTTCCAACAAAGAAGCGCTGTCTTTGTCCAGATATAATATAGCACCTTTTTTTGTTCTTAATATCGTGGCCGGGCATGCTTCGCTGATATCACCGTTCAGAGTGTTGTAAACAGCTTCTGCTTTATTCTCAGCGGGTACCATGCAAAACATGTGTTTCGCCCTTAACAATGCCGGAATTGTAACGGTTATTGCATGTGTGGGAACCAGGCCTATCGAGGCAAAAAGGTTTTCATTCACCTGTTGCTGCCTGCAAGCCAAATCCAATTCCACCACCTTCACCGATTTT
Protein-coding sequences here:
- a CDS encoding Gfo/Idh/MocA family protein, which gives rise to MKLRIIFFAFLTCFFSLSQAQINIGIIGLDTSHATAFTKFLNGEDKNEEFKDFRIVAAYPYGSKTIKTSYDRIPGYIEQVKGLGVEIVPSIAELLKKVDCVMLETNDGNLHLEQANEVFKAGKIVFIDKPIGANLAQAIAIFQLAKEYNVPVFSSSALRYVEQSQKLRNGELGKVLGADCYSPAHLEPSHSDLAWYGIHGIETLFTVMGTGCVSVNRMSSEGTDVVVGLWDDGRIGTVRGARTGKAPYGGNAVTDQGVVSTGTYGGYEPLLKEILKFFKTRIPPVTEKETLEIFTFIEAADISKSKGGKIIPLDATYQKGVKEAQKLIRNLK